Proteins from a single region of Pirellulales bacterium:
- the ilvC gene encoding ketol-acid reductoisomerase: MPAKIYYDNDADLSILKGKTIAILGYGSQGHAQAQNLRDSGCNVIVGQRPGSKNYELAVSHKFKPVSAADAAKQADIINILLPDEVQGDVYRQDVRPNLKEGNVLMCSHGFNIHFGQVEPPPGVDALLVAPKGPGHLVRSEFEKGGGVPCLIAFSSGASETTKKIGLAYAKGIGGTRAGVIETTFAEETETDLFGEQTVLCGGVSALVKAGFETLVEAGYQPEMAYFECMHELKLIVDLFYQGGLNYMRYSVSNTAEYGDYTRGPRIVTEQTKAEMKKILQEIKSGQFAREWILENKANAPAFKATRRAERSHAIEEVGRRLRKLMPWINAKEV; the protein is encoded by the coding sequence ATGCCAGCTAAAATTTATTACGACAATGATGCTGACCTTTCCATTCTGAAAGGCAAGACCATTGCCATCTTGGGTTATGGCTCACAAGGGCACGCACAGGCACAGAATCTACGAGACAGCGGTTGCAATGTGATTGTCGGCCAGCGCCCCGGCAGCAAAAACTACGAGTTGGCCGTCAGCCACAAATTTAAGCCGGTCAGCGCCGCAGATGCCGCCAAACAGGCTGATATCATCAATATTTTGCTTCCTGACGAAGTACAGGGAGATGTATACCGGCAGGATGTTCGCCCAAACCTGAAGGAAGGGAACGTGCTGATGTGTTCGCACGGGTTCAACATCCATTTTGGTCAGGTCGAGCCGCCGCCGGGAGTCGATGCGTTGTTGGTGGCCCCCAAAGGCCCGGGCCATTTGGTCCGCAGCGAGTTTGAAAAGGGGGGCGGCGTGCCGTGTCTAATTGCTTTTAGTTCTGGTGCCAGTGAAACAACCAAGAAAATTGGTTTGGCATATGCAAAAGGAATTGGTGGTACACGGGCTGGGGTCATCGAAACAACCTTTGCGGAAGAAACCGAAACCGATTTGTTTGGCGAGCAGACGGTCTTGTGTGGCGGGGTGAGCGCACTAGTGAAAGCCGGATTCGAAACTTTAGTTGAGGCTGGTTATCAACCCGAGATGGCTTACTTCGAGTGCATGCATGAGTTGAAGTTGATTGTCGATCTGTTTTATCAAGGCGGACTCAACTACATGCGCTATAGTGTATCCAATACAGCGGAATACGGGGATTACACTCGCGGACCGCGCATCGTGACAGAGCAGACGAAAGCTGAAATGAAAAAAATATTGCAGGAAATTAAATCGGGCCAATTCGCCCGGGAGTGGATATTGGAGAATAAGGCCAATGCGCCGGCCTTTAAAGCTACCCGACGCGCAGAACGTTCGCATGCCATCGAGGAAGTAGGCCGTCGTTTACGTAAGTTGATGCCTTGGATTAATGCCAAAGAAGTGTGA
- the ilvN gene encoding acetolactate synthase small subunit, translating into MRHVISAVVQNVPGVLAHISGMLASRGYNIDSLAVGETESPHLSRMTFVVVGDDRVLEQVRRQLEKIVTVVKVDDISSQDYVERDLMLIRVRAVGDKRREIRELCDIFRGRIVDVAKDQVIVEISGQEKKIEAFIEMMRPFGILELARTGRIAMVRGICRPDLTASTSSTDGNITAINDDSIRGSLA; encoded by the coding sequence ATGCGGCATGTCATTTCAGCAGTGGTGCAAAACGTACCGGGAGTGCTGGCGCACATTTCGGGCATGTTGGCTTCCCGCGGCTACAATATCGACAGCTTGGCGGTTGGTGAGACCGAATCGCCACACTTATCGCGAATGACTTTTGTGGTTGTCGGCGATGACCGCGTGCTGGAGCAAGTCAGAAGGCAATTGGAGAAAATTGTAACGGTTGTCAAGGTTGACGACATAAGCTCGCAGGATTACGTGGAGCGGGATTTAATGCTGATCCGCGTGCGTGCCGTGGGGGACAAGCGACGCGAAATCCGCGAACTATGTGACATTTTCCGCGGTCGAATTGTGGATGTGGCGAAGGATCAGGTGATCGTGGAAATTTCCGGGCAGGAAAAGAAAATTGAGGCGTTCATCGAAATGATGCGGCCATTTGGTATTTTAGAACTCGCCCGGACGGGCCGCATTGCGATGGTTCGGGGAATTTGTCGGCCCGACTTGACGGCGAGCACATCTAGCACTGACGGAAATATTACTGCAATCAACGACGATTCAATTCGGGGTTCGTTGGCTTGA